Proteins from a single region of Gemmatimonadaceae bacterium:
- a CDS encoding methyltransferase domain-containing protein — MGWLTPARRRGVEILDDPATPGPLRERSQRDVVRSNTVLGGTRAVLRELRAALPLAGPAPTLLDVGTGLADIPARASRRAGALTTVGYDVAEPLLAAARGRMTYAVCGDALALPFATASVDVVICSQLLHHFVRDDAVRLVRELHRVARHAVIVSDLRRSWLAAAGFWLASFPLRFHAVTRHDGVVSVLRGFTAGELAALVRDATGATPRVRRRLGYRLTAVWSARVAGR; from the coding sequence ATGGGGTGGCTCACCCCCGCGCGCCGCCGGGGGGTCGAGATCCTCGACGACCCCGCCACCCCGGGCCCGCTGCGCGAGCGGTCGCAACGCGACGTCGTGCGCTCCAACACCGTGCTCGGCGGCACCCGCGCCGTGCTGCGCGAGCTGCGCGCGGCGCTGCCGCTGGCGGGGCCGGCCCCCACCCTGCTCGACGTGGGCACCGGACTGGCCGACATCCCGGCGCGCGCGTCGCGCCGCGCCGGCGCGCTCACCACCGTCGGATACGACGTGGCCGAGCCCCTGCTCGCCGCCGCCCGCGGGCGGATGACGTACGCCGTGTGCGGCGATGCCCTTGCGCTTCCCTTTGCCACCGCCAGTGTTGACGTGGTGATCTGTTCGCAATTGCTGCATCACTTCGTTCGCGACGACGCCGTGCGCCTGGTGCGCGAGCTGCACCGCGTGGCGCGGCACGCCGTGATCGTGAGCGACCTCCGACGGAGCTGGCTGGCGGCCGCCGGATTCTGGCTCGCGAGCTTCCCGCTCCGATTCCATGCCGTCACGCGCCACGACGGCGTGGTGTCGGTGTTGCGCGGATTCACCGCCGGCGAACTGGCGGCGTTGGTGCGCGACGCCACCGGCGCCACGCCGCGCGTGCGGCGGCGGCTGGGCTATCGGCTCACCGCCGTCTGGAGTGCGCGGGTGGCCGGCCGGTGA
- a CDS encoding SRPBCC family protein gives MSAASGAPFALGNMPPSARMITLDQQLVAAPLGVIFALARDVEHWPALLPHYRRVRFLERTSDGGGVVTMAAVRPFGLVAWPTWWTSEMQVADGAGGAPWIRYRHIRGVTRHMEVLWAFRQDAAGTTVKILHMWNGPPWPLIGDLAARRVIGPLFVHGIASRTLAGLARVAEQSA, from the coding sequence GTGAGCGCCGCCAGCGGCGCCCCGTTCGCGCTCGGCAACATGCCGCCGTCGGCGCGCATGATCACGCTCGACCAGCAGCTGGTGGCGGCTCCCCTGGGCGTGATCTTCGCGCTCGCCCGCGACGTCGAGCACTGGCCGGCGCTGCTGCCGCACTACCGCCGCGTGCGGTTCCTGGAGCGCACCTCAGACGGCGGCGGCGTGGTGACGATGGCGGCCGTGCGCCCGTTCGGCCTCGTCGCCTGGCCCACGTGGTGGACGTCGGAGATGCAGGTGGCCGACGGCGCCGGCGGCGCCCCGTGGATCCGCTACCGCCACATCCGCGGCGTCACCCGGCACATGGAAGTGCTGTGGGCGTTCCGGCAGGACGCCGCCGGCACGACGGTCAAGATCCTGCACATGTGGAACGGGCCGCCGTGGCCGCTGATTGGTGATCTGGCGGCCCGGCGCGTGATCGGTCCGCTCTTCGTGCACGGCATCGCGTCGCGCACCCTGGCCGGCCTGGCCCGCGTCGCCGAACAGTCGGCGTGA
- the fabF gene encoding beta-ketoacyl-ACP synthase II — protein sequence MTGRRRVVITGIGPITPIGTTRDGLWDGLRRERSAVRTLTRFDPAMFRSRNAAEIADFRPDDFLERKRAKRLDRFGQLAVAAARLAVDDARLDLAVENRERVGAMMGSALGGVAFAETQVGVALRDGFKAVDPSLALTVFAGAASCNIAIEFGVQGPNSTNAMSCASGTIAVGQAFRAIRDGDADVMLAGAAEAPLAPLCFGAFAIIRAMSTRNDDPARASRPFDRDRDGFVMGEGACVLVLEERTRALARGAHVYAEIVGFGYSNDAHHMTAPRPDGSQAARSMQLALDDGHVAAHEVGYVNAHGSSTPLNDSTETSALKRVFGASAAPPPVSSTKAYYGHALGASGAFELAITALAVEREWLPPTLNLETPGPGCDLDYIANAGRAARVDYALSNSFGFGGINAAVVLRRAE from the coding sequence ATGACCGGTCGCAGGCGAGTCGTCATCACGGGCATCGGCCCGATCACCCCCATCGGCACCACGCGGGACGGGCTGTGGGACGGATTGCGCCGGGAGCGCAGCGCGGTGCGCACGCTCACGCGCTTCGATCCGGCCATGTTCCGCAGCCGCAATGCCGCCGAGATCGCCGACTTCCGCCCCGACGATTTCCTGGAGCGCAAGCGCGCCAAGCGGCTCGATCGCTTCGGGCAGCTCGCGGTGGCGGCGGCCCGTCTCGCGGTGGACGACGCGCGCCTGGACCTGGCAGTCGAGAACCGCGAGCGCGTGGGCGCGATGATGGGCTCGGCGCTGGGCGGCGTGGCGTTCGCCGAAACGCAGGTCGGCGTGGCGCTGCGCGACGGGTTCAAGGCGGTGGACCCGTCGCTCGCGCTCACCGTGTTCGCCGGCGCCGCGAGCTGCAACATCGCCATCGAGTTCGGCGTGCAGGGCCCCAACAGCACCAACGCGATGAGCTGCGCGTCGGGGACGATCGCCGTCGGCCAGGCGTTCCGCGCCATCCGCGACGGCGACGCCGACGTGATGCTGGCCGGCGCCGCCGAGGCGCCGCTGGCCCCGCTCTGCTTCGGCGCGTTCGCGATCATCCGCGCGATGTCCACGCGCAACGACGATCCGGCGCGGGCGTCGCGCCCCTTCGATCGCGACCGCGACGGCTTCGTCATGGGCGAGGGCGCCTGCGTCCTCGTGCTCGAGGAGCGGACGCGCGCGCTGGCGCGCGGCGCGCACGTGTACGCCGAGATCGTCGGGTTCGGATACTCCAACGACGCCCACCACATGACCGCGCCCCGCCCCGACGGCTCGCAGGCCGCGCGGTCCATGCAGCTGGCGCTCGACGACGGGCACGTGGCCGCGCACGAGGTGGGCTACGTGAACGCGCACGGCAGCTCCACGCCCCTCAACGATTCCACCGAGACCTCGGCGCTCAAACGCGTGTTCGGCGCGTCCGCGGCGCCGCCGCCGGTGAGCAGCACCAAGGCGTACTACGGCCACGCACTGGGCGCCTCGGGCGCGTTCGAGCTCGCGATCACGGCGCTGGCCGTGGAGCGCGAATGGCTGCCGCCCACGCTCAACCTCGAGACGCCCGGCCCGGGGTGCGACCTGGACTACATCGCCAACGCCGGCCGCGCCGCGCGAGTGGACTACGCGCTGAGCAACTCGTTCGGATTCGGCGGGATCAACGCCGCCGTGGTGCTGCGCCGCGCCGAGTGA
- a CDS encoding flavin reductase family protein — protein MTLDPDAFRAVLGRFASGVTILTTRDAAGRDHGMTVSAFCSVSLEPPLVLACVDHTADMHDLLMTLDDVGVSILASGQEALSRRFAELESDRFDGIGYTRGERGVVLFDEALAHLECRVRHRHAAGDHTVFVCEVERATVRQERPLLYYRGGYAQLER, from the coding sequence ATGACCCTAGATCCCGATGCCTTCCGCGCCGTGCTCGGCCGCTTCGCGTCCGGCGTCACCATCCTCACCACCCGCGATGCCGCCGGCCGCGACCACGGGATGACCGTGAGCGCGTTCTGCTCGGTGAGCCTCGAGCCGCCGCTCGTACTCGCCTGCGTGGATCACACCGCCGACATGCACGACCTGCTGATGACCCTCGACGACGTGGGCGTCAGCATTCTGGCGTCGGGCCAGGAGGCGCTGTCGCGCCGGTTCGCAGAACTCGAGTCGGATCGGTTCGACGGCATCGGCTACACGCGCGGCGAGCGCGGCGTGGTGCTGTTCGACGAGGCGCTCGCTCATCTCGAGTGCCGCGTGCGCCACCGGCATGCGGCCGGCGATCACACCGTCTTCGTGTGCGAGGTGGAGCGCGCCACGGTGCGCCAGGAGCGGCCGCTGCTCTATTACCGCGGCGGCTACGCCCAGCTCGAACGCTGA